The following are encoded together in the Zonotrichia albicollis isolate bZonAlb1 chromosome 10, bZonAlb1.hap1, whole genome shotgun sequence genome:
- the LOC141730484 gene encoding helix-loop-helix protein 13-like → MEELCYSFEEGGPSAESLLWEPADPDAPLENFLLECLAEPSWPGPGGTELDKLPAPPEQPRQRRAANLRERRRMLGLNAAFEALRGCVPTFPYERRLSKIDTLRLATAYIALLGDILLSGCHPRAYVEQCLRSGAPGLQRAAWNTSDLTARLSWVKWD, encoded by the exons ATGGAGGAGCTTTGCTACAGCTTCGAGGAGGGAGGCCCCAGTGCGGAATCTCTCCTCTGGGAGCCGGCAGATCCCGATGCACCACTGGAGAACTTTCTCCTGGAGTGCCTGGCGGAGCCCTCATGGCCAGGGCCGGGTGGTACTGAGCTGGACAAGCTCCCAGCCCcgccagagcagccccggcagcgccgcgccGCCAACCTGCGGGAGCGCCGGCGCATGCTGGGCCTCAACGCGGCCTTCGAGGCCCTGCGGGGCTGCGTGCCCACCTTCCCCTACGAGAGGCGGCTGTCCAAGATCGACACGCTGCGCCTGGCCACCGCCTACATCGCCCTGCTTGGGGACATCCTCCTGTCCGGCTGCCACCCCCGGGCCTACGTGGAGCAGTGCCTGAGGAGCGGCGCCCCGGGCCTACAGCGGGCGGCCTGGAACACCAGTG ATCTGACAGCCCGCCTGTCCTGGGTGAAGTGGGATTAA